In a single window of the Treponema sp. J25 genome:
- a CDS encoding cysteine peptidase family C39 domain-containing protein, which produces MAGILSFLLLLQQVQGLEPLRFSHVAEQGYDTSCGLSVLSDLVSRYWNYPLSEETLVSEWFTLRQTSERSHTNDIGRAEEDYTISFKDMQDLLARHGFVSRGFRFSYDQLVKAARSYAPLILHFADQEGHFVLCLAAEEEYLVIADPAEGVYWLSRDALLSHWQGYALLIQHPTLLKNQPALERTVQEAHSRQESLQFLSGIQGGGYR; this is translated from the coding sequence ATGGCGGGGATTCTTTCTTTCCTTTTGCTCCTTCAGCAAGTACAGGGTCTTGAACCCCTGCGTTTTTCCCATGTGGCCGAGCAGGGCTACGATACTTCCTGTGGGCTTTCAGTCCTTTCGGACCTGGTATCCCGGTATTGGAATTATCCCCTTTCCGAAGAAACCCTCGTCTCTGAGTGGTTTACCCTCAGGCAGACCTCTGAGCGCTCCCATACGAACGACATCGGAAGAGCCGAGGAAGACTACACCATTTCCTTTAAAGATATGCAGGATCTTCTGGCCCGCCATGGTTTTGTATCCAGGGGCTTTCGTTTTAGTTATGACCAGCTTGTAAAGGCCGCTCGGTCTTACGCTCCGCTCATTCTCCATTTTGCAGACCAGGAGGGACACTTTGTGCTCTGCCTTGCGGCAGAGGAAGAATACCTCGTGATTGCCGATCCCGCAGAGGGAGTATATTGGCTTAGCCGGGACGCTCTCCTTTCCCATTGGCAGGGCTATGCTCTTTTGATCCAGCATCCCACGCTTCTTAAAAACCAACCCGCCCTTGAAAGAACAGTGCAGGAAGCCCATTCACGGCAAGAAAGTTTACAATTCCTTTCGGGGATCCAGGGAGGAGGATACCGATGA
- a CDS encoding (deoxy)nucleoside triphosphate pyrophosphohydrolase: MNTIEVVAAIVYNDAAQILCTLRSHAMHNGGLWEFPGGKIEKGENPCEALQRELREELGIEVTLEKTPYGESQVPHGEAVIHLTAYKAYHRGGTFHLTEHAAYLWLDPAYLSSLRWSPADLPIVQKIYEGAPPFSS, from the coding sequence ATGAACACCATAGAGGTAGTGGCGGCCATCGTGTATAACGATGCCGCTCAGATTCTCTGTACCCTCCGCTCCCATGCTATGCATAATGGGGGCCTCTGGGAATTCCCGGGGGGGAAGATAGAAAAAGGAGAGAACCCCTGCGAGGCCCTGCAGCGGGAACTACGGGAAGAACTGGGAATCGAAGTAACCTTAGAAAAAACGCCCTACGGCGAATCGCAGGTTCCACACGGAGAGGCGGTAATCCATCTTACCGCCTACAAGGCCTATCATCGGGGAGGTACCTTTCATCTTACGGAACACGCGGCCTACCTCTGGCTCGATCCTGCCTACCTTAGCTCTCTACGATGGAGCCCTGCAGATCTTCCCATCGTACAAAAAATATACGAGGGAGCCCCTCCTTTTTCTTCCTGA
- a CDS encoding type II CAAX endopeptidase family protein gives MEIRYPGIKQTIGMLALIVLFQAVAGAVLGILANVLHVPADTTLIGGLANTFAFGFFILRSKKFLKEPFTQRFPLPPFDWRYLVIGSILMVGLSIVLSELDNLTRVVLPMPEFFQNIYGSLFQSEGGFVSSFFTLCIVAPITEELFFRGLVLRGFLSRMAKTKAILLSALLFSLIHLSPWQLIGPFIIGSIFAVIYIETQSLLPTILLHSLFNFLPLLVMSVLKVSIPGYSVTEYSVVEFQPLWFDLLGLFLVGIALVLYRMFFAPKAPSPISGGTDGTEGKNAPSSSSS, from the coding sequence ATGGAAATCCGTTATCCGGGTATTAAACAGACGATAGGCATGTTAGCCCTGATAGTGCTGTTCCAGGCGGTCGCAGGAGCGGTATTGGGCATTCTGGCAAATGTCCTCCATGTGCCAGCGGATACCACCCTGATTGGAGGGCTGGCAAATACCTTTGCCTTTGGCTTTTTTATTCTTCGCTCCAAGAAATTCCTCAAGGAACCCTTTACGCAGAGGTTCCCCTTACCCCCCTTTGATTGGCGATATCTGGTTATCGGAAGTATTTTAATGGTGGGCCTTTCTATTGTTCTTTCAGAACTTGACAATCTTACTCGGGTAGTGCTTCCCATGCCTGAGTTTTTTCAAAACATTTATGGCTCCCTTTTCCAGAGCGAAGGAGGTTTTGTCTCTTCTTTCTTTACCCTCTGTATTGTGGCCCCTATAACTGAGGAACTTTTCTTTCGGGGCCTTGTCCTGCGGGGCTTTTTAAGCCGCATGGCAAAAACAAAGGCTATTTTATTATCGGCCCTGCTATTTTCTTTGATTCATCTCAGTCCCTGGCAATTAATCGGGCCATTTATTATAGGGAGTATCTTCGCTGTTATCTATATTGAAACGCAGTCATTGCTTCCTACTATTTTGCTGCACAGCCTTTTTAATTTTCTGCCCCTCCTGGTTATGTCAGTTCTTAAAGTAAGTATCCCTGGCTATTCAGTTACCGAGTATTCGGTGGTGGAATTCCAACCCCTCTGGTTTGACCTCCTCGGACTTTTCCTAGTAGGAATAGCCCTCGTGCTCTATCGCATGTTCTTTGCACCAAAGGCACCGAGCCCAATCTCTGGCGGTACCGACGGCACCGAAGGAAAAAATGCTCCTTCCTCTTCGTCATCGTAA